In one Lolium rigidum isolate FL_2022 chromosome 3, APGP_CSIRO_Lrig_0.1, whole genome shotgun sequence genomic region, the following are encoded:
- the LOC124695373 gene encoding probable leucine-rich repeat receptor-like protein kinase IMK3 has translation MGSRSSNRRSVGSRGGGVLALSLLLVLLLQHAPAPARGQSPSSSDGVPIAQADLQALRAIGQALAAPRGLLRGWNGTGLDACSGAWAGVKCARGRVVALQLPFKGLAGTLSDRVGQLAALRKLSLHDNALGGRVPAAVGLLRDLRGLYLFNNRFSGAVPPALGGCALLQTLDLSGNALSGTIPSALANATRLYRLSLDHNNLSGPVPTSLTSLRFLESLSLNNNNLSGEIPSTIGNLSTLQFLDLSDNLLAGTFPVSLCNVTSLQEINLDGNRIGGHIPDAIDGLKNLTKLSLGRNLLDGEIPATVGNLSRLSSLDVAENNLTGGIPESLSSLANNLGALNVSYNSLSGPVPVALSSKFNSSSFVGNLQLCGFNGSAICTSASSPAAMAPPPPLPAKTRKISKKELVIAVAGILFLFSLLFCCVLIFWRKDKKDSASDKKKSAKDVTSKEVGKPGGGGGKGSDAGGDGGGKLVHFDGPLSFTADDLLCATAEILGKSTYGTVYKATMEDGSYVAVKRLREKIAKSSKEFETEVNALGKLRHPNLLSLRAYYHGPKGEKLLVFDFMTKGNLASFLHARTPESPPVSWPTRMNIAVGIARGLHHLHADATMVHGNLTSNNILLDEDNNAKIADCGLPRLMSAAANNNVVATAGALGYRAPELSKLKKANTKTDIYSLGMIMLELLTGKSPGDTTNGLDLPQWVASVVEEEWTNEVFDLELMKDAAAGSETGEELVKTLKLALHCVDPSPVARPEAQQVLRQLEQIKPSMAVSASSSFTGEASHTTATGTTITDDTKSTTGTE, from the exons ATGGGATCGAGGAGCAGCAACCGACGCAGCGTCGGCTCAAGAGGCGGCGGCGTCCTCGCGCTATCCCTGCTGCTCGTGCTTCTGCTCCAGCAcgcgccggcgccggctcgcGGAcagtcgccctcctcctccgacggcGTGCCGATCGCGCAGGCGGACCTGCAGGCCCTGCGGGCGATCGGGCAGGCGCTGGCGGCCCCGCGCGGGCTCCTGCGCGGCTGGAACGGCACCGGCCTCGACGCCTGCTCCGGCGCCTGGGCGGGCGTCAAGTGCGCGCGCGGCAGGGTCGTGGCCCTCCAGCTGCCCTTCAAGGGCCTCGCGGGCACGCTCTCCGACAGGGTCGGCCAGCTCGCCGCCCTGCGCAAGCTCTCCCTCCACGACAACGCGCTCGGCGGGCGGGTCCCCGCCGCCGTCGGCCTCCTCCGCGACCTCCGCGGCCTCTACCTCTTCAACAACCGCTTCTCCGGCGCCGTGCCCCCCGCGCTCGGTGGGTGCGCGCTCCTGCAGACACTCGACCTCAGCGGCAACGCGCTCTCCGGGACCATCCCGTCGGCGCTCGCCAACGCCACCCGGCTCTACCGGCTCAGCCTCGACCACAACAACCTCTCCGGCCCCGTGCCAACCAGTCTCACATCTCTCCGCTTCCTCGAATCTCTTAGCCTCAACAACAACAATCTCAGCGGCGAGATCCCGTCCACCATTGGGAACCTCTCGACGCTCCAGTTCCTAGACCTTTCTGACAACCTGTTAGCTGGTACCTTCCCCGTCTCCCTCTGCAACGTCACCTCCTTACAAGAGATCAACCTCGACGGCAACCGCATCGGAGGCCACATTCCTGACGCCATCGACGGGCTCAAGAACCTCACCAAGCTCTCCCTTGGAAGAAACCTCCTCGACGGGGAGATTCCGGCGACGGTCGGCAACCTCTCGAGGCTTTCGTCCCTCGACGTCGCCGAGAACAACCTCACCGGAGGGATTCCGGAGTCCTTGAGCAGCCTTGCTAACAACCTTGGCGCTCTCAACGTGTCCTACAACAGCCTCTCGGGCCCTGTTCCCGTGGCTCTCTCCAGCAAGTTCAACTCCAGCTCCTTCGTGGGGAACCTTCAGCTCTGCGGGTTCAATGGCTCGGCCATCTGCACCTCCGCTTCGTCTCCGGCGGccatggcgcctcctcctccgctccctgcCAAGACCAGGAAGATCAGCAAGAAGGAGCTCGTCATTGCGGTCGCtggcatcctcttcctcttctccctgcTCTTCTGCTGCGTGCTCATCTTCTGGAGGAAAGATAAGAAGGACAGCGCGTCGGATAAGAAGAAGAGCGCCAAGGATGTGACATCCAAGGAGGTCGGGAAGCCCGGCGGTGGAGGCGGTAAGGGGAGCGATGCTGGAGGTGACGGCGGCGGCAAGCTGGTCCACTTTGATGGGCCGCTCTCGTTCACGGCCGACGACCTGCTGTGCGCGACTGCGGAGATCCTGGGGAAGAGCACCTACGGCACGGTGTACAAGGCGACCATGGAGGACGGCAGCTACGTCGCCGTGAAGCGGCTCCGGGAGAAGATTGCTAAGAGCAGCAAGGAGTTCGAGACCGAGGTGAACGCGCTCGGGAAGCTCCGGCACCCCAACCTGCTCTCTCTCAGGGCATACTACCATGGGCCGAAGGGCGAGAAGCTCCTCGTGTTTGACTTCATGACCAAAGGCAACCTCGCGTCTTTCCTCCATG CTCGCACACCGGAGAGCCCACCAGTGAGCTGGCCGACGAGGATGAACATCGCCGTGGGCATTGCGCGGGGGCTGCACCACCTGCACGCCGACGCGACCATGGTGCACGGTAACCTGACGAGCAACAACATCCTCCTGGACGAGGACAACAACGCCAAGATCGCAGACTGCGGCCTGCCGCGCCTCATGAGCGCCGCGGCCAACAACAACGTGGTCGCCACGGCGGGCGCGCTTGGCTACCGCGCGCCAGAGCTCTCCAAGCTGAAGAAGGCCAACACCAAGACTGACATCTACAGCCTGGGCATGATCATGCTCGAGCTCCTCACCGGCAAGTCGCCGGGGGACACCACCAACGGGCTCGACCTGCCGCAGTGGGTGGCCTCCGTCGTCGAGGAGGAGTGGACCAACGAGGTGTTCGACCTTGAGCTCATGAAGGACGCCGCCGCGGGGTCCGAGACCGGGGAGGAGCTGGTGAAGACGCTGAAACTCGCGTTGCATTGCGTCGATCCTTCGCCGGTGGCACGGCCCGAGGCGCAGCAGGTGCTGCGGCAGCTCGAGCAGATCAAGCCCTCGATGGCGGTCTCTGCCAGCTCCTCCTTCACCGGCGAGGCGAGCCATACTACCGCGACCGGCACTACCATCACTGATGATACAAAATCCACTACCGGCACAGAGTAG